AATATGCTTTTGACGTGTAGCTGTTTTGATTGCTGTAATGATTTGTCTTGTAATGCACAGTTCAGCAAATGCGCGAAACGATGCAAGCTTATCCTCTTTAAAATCACGAATTGCCTTGTATAAACCAATCATGCCTTCTTGAATAATATCTTCTCGGTCCGCTCCTACTAAAAAATAAGACCGCGCTTTCGATTTCACAAATAATCGATACTTTGAGATCAAAAACTCTAACGCTTCTGTATTGCCTAGATGCACTTGCTCTACAAGTTGTTCATCTGATAAATGTCCAAATTGCCGTACGATTTGTAACTTCTCACTTTTAAGCAATGAAAATCACCTCGAGCTACGTCAGAATAAATTAGGAACAGTATAACTTAATTGGAAAAATCGAGCAAACTATTATTTAAGCCCTCTTCTCCACTTTTCAAATTGCAACTCTACTTCCTTTGATAATTTAATGCGTGAAGCAGGTTTTTCATCGCGCGCTTCTTTTACTTTCGATGAAATTTTCGATTGAATAATTTGCATTTCAATTTCAAGCTCACGTGCTGATTTTCGCAACGCACCATGACCAAAGACAACATTTTGTTCAGTCATGTCAGATGTGGCTACGTGAATTTGAACTTTGCGGCCTTTTAACTCATTAGATAATTTTTCAATACGCTCATCCGCTGTTTCATTTTTGCGGGTATAAATCACTTCAACAGCGTGCTGAATATAAAGCTGCTCCGTACCAGGAACAAGATGCGCATCAAAGACAACTATGACGCGCCAACCTGTATGTGCTTTATATTCCGCCATTCGCTCAATTAAGCGATCGCGGGCATCTTCAAAGTGTGGCTCACGCAGAGGACGAAGCTCACGCCAAGCGCCAATCATGTTATAGCCGTCTACTAGCAAAATATTTTGCATATTAGCCGTTTACTTCTTGGCGTTTACGGTACACTTCGTACATTAGTAGCGCTGCCGCAACCGAAGCGTTTAACGATGTTACATGACCGATCATTGGTAAATGGTATAAGAAATCACATTTATCATTTAATAGACGGCTCATTCCTTTACCCTCACTACCAATAATTAAAGCTAGCGGCAATGTTGCATCCATTTTGCGATAATCTTGAGAACCTTTCGCGTCTGTACCAGCAATCCATACACCGCGATCTTTTAGCTCATCCACCGTTTGTGCTAAATTTGTCACACGAACAACAGGAACATGTTCAATTGCGCCTGTTGAAGCTTTGGCTACAACAGCGGTTAAACCTACCGCGCGACGTTTCGGGATAATAATTCCATGTACACCAATTGCATCTGCTGTACGCATAATGGACCCTAAATTATGCGGGTCTTCCAACTCATCTAAAATGATGAAAAATGGGTCTTCATTTTTTGCTTTGGCGGCAGCAAATAAATCATCTAGCTCTGCATAATCATACGCCGCGACAGAAGCGACAATTCCTTGGTGATTATCTGCTAATTTATCAATCTTTTGCTTTGGAACGAATTGCACTAATACACCTTGTTCTTTTGCTAAATCGATTAATTCTTGAATCCCTGTTTTCTTTACACCTTCAGCAATCCATACTTTGTTAATTTCACGCCCAGAACGTAATGCCTCAAGTACTGGATTTTTACCTGCAATCATTTCTCCATTTACTACTTCGGGAGCATTTTGCGGCTTGTCCGGCTGTTTTTTCTCTTGTGTTTTAAAGGCCGGCTTTTTGTCACGGCCTTTAAAATCACGTGGCGCTTTATGATTTCGATCTCGTTGTCTTCTTTCCGCCATAATTACACTCCTTTTGACTGCTCTACAATAACAATTGCATAGTCGATAATTTCATTTGCCCTCGCTAGCTCTTCACATAAAAATAGATAGCCTAATACTGCCTCAAAGCCCGAGCTGTTACGATATGTGCGTACGTCTGTATTTTTAGGAACAGAGCCGGATTTCGCATTGCGTCCTCTGCGAAATACCGCCTGTTCCTCTTCTGTTAAAAAATTTTCGTCAATCATACGATGTACAATATTTGCTTGCGCTTTTGCTGATACATACTTTGTGGCTTCTTTGTGCAATGTATGTGGCTTTGCACGACCTAATAAAATTAAATGCTTGCGAATGCGTTGTTCTAGCACGGCATCGCCCATATAGGCAAGTGCCAATGCATTTAATTGCTTTATTTCATGTGATGATTGCATTATTGGCCTCGTTTCCAGCGCGTCCCTTGACGAGTATCTTCCAATACGATATCCATGCTAAGTAATTGGTCACGAATTTCGTCTGAACGTGCAAAATCACGATTTTTACGCGCTGCATTACGTTCCTCGATTAACGCTTCAATTTCTTCGTCAAGTAAGCCAGCCTCTACTTTTACTTGAACCCCTAATACATCACCAATTGTATCGAACATCGTCAAGATAGCTTGTAGCACAGCTTTATCCGTATTTGCTTCGTTTAAGTAGACGTTAGCAATACGAGATAGTTCGAATAATACTGAAATCGCATTTG
This portion of the Solibacillus daqui genome encodes:
- the sigH gene encoding RNA polymerase sporulation sigma factor SigH; amino-acid sequence: MLKSEKLQIVRQFGHLSDEQLVEQVHLGNTEALEFLISKYRLFVKSKARSYFLVGADREDIIQEGMIGLYKAIRDFKEDKLASFRAFAELCITRQIITAIKTATRQKHIPLNSYVSLDKPIYDEESERTLMDIITSPISDDPEYLMINREDYHYLEQKMGEVLSELEQQVLTRYLEGQSYNEISEELNRHVKSIDNALQRVKRKLERHLELKEMT
- a CDS encoding NYN domain-containing protein; protein product: MQNILLVDGYNMIGAWRELRPLREPHFEDARDRLIERMAEYKAHTGWRVIVVFDAHLVPGTEQLYIQHAVEVIYTRKNETADERIEKLSNELKGRKVQIHVATSDMTEQNVVFGHGALRKSARELEIEMQIIQSKISSKVKEARDEKPASRIKLSKEVELQFEKWRRGLK
- the rlmB gene encoding 23S rRNA (guanosine(2251)-2'-O)-methyltransferase RlmB, which gives rise to MAERRQRDRNHKAPRDFKGRDKKPAFKTQEKKQPDKPQNAPEVVNGEMIAGKNPVLEALRSGREINKVWIAEGVKKTGIQELIDLAKEQGVLVQFVPKQKIDKLADNHQGIVASVAAYDYAELDDLFAAAKAKNEDPFFIILDELEDPHNLGSIMRTADAIGVHGIIIPKRRAVGLTAVVAKASTGAIEHVPVVRVTNLAQTVDELKDRGVWIAGTDAKGSQDYRKMDATLPLALIIGSEGKGMSRLLNDKCDFLYHLPMIGHVTSLNASVAAALLMYEVYRKRQEVNG
- a CDS encoding Mini-ribonuclease 3, with protein sequence MQSSHEIKQLNALALAYMGDAVLEQRIRKHLILLGRAKPHTLHKEATKYVSAKAQANIVHRMIDENFLTEEEQAVFRRGRNAKSGSVPKNTDVRTYRNSSGFEAVLGYLFLCEELARANEIIDYAIVIVEQSKGV